The Gemmatimonadota bacterium DNA window CTACAAATACGGCTTCAAGCGGCTCGGTGAAACGGACGCGATGCTCGTCGTCCTCATGCAGGCGGACTTCCTCGCGCCCCTGGTAGATTTTCGAAACACACTCGTAGCCGGGTCCCTGGCCGCGGTCCTCCTCGCGGTGCTGCTCGCGGCCCTTCTCGCCGGGAATATCGTCCGCCCTCTCGAGCGGCTTTCGCGGGCCGCCCTCCGGATCCAGCGCGGACGGTGGGACCAGGCGATTGCGGACGAAGGAGGCGACGAGCTGGGGCGGCTCGCGCGGGCGATGGAGCGGATGCGGACGGGGATCGTGCAACGCGACGAGCAACTTCGCCTCATGCTCGCCCAGGTCGCCCACGAGATTCGAAATCCCCTCGGGGGCCTCGAGCTCTTCGCCTCGGCCGCGCTCGAAACCGAAGATCGTGAGGAGAGACTTCGCTTGCTCGGGAGGGTGCGGAAAGAGGTGGAGGCCCTGAACGAAATCATCAACTCGTTCCTCACCTTCGCCCGCCCTCTTCACCCCCAAGTCGAACTCCACGATCTCCGCCATCCCCTCCAGGAAGCCGCGGACCTCATCGAGATGCAGATCGCCTGGGACGGAGGGACGCTCTCGACCGTTCTCCCCGACGAGCCGCTCCTTGGCCGCGCGGACCCGGACCATGTGAAGCGCGCGGTGCTCAATCTCCTCCAGAACGCGGCGCAGGCGGGAAAACACGTGCGACTCGAGGCGTGGTGGCAAAACGGGGAGGCCGTAGTCTCGGTCTCCGACGACGGTCCGGGGGTCCGGGAGGAGCTGCGCCAGAACATCTTCGAACCCTTCGTGACCGACCGTGAGCAGGGGGCGGGCCTCGGGCTCGCCATCGTGAAGCGGGTACTCGAATCGAATGGGGCGAGGGTCGTATTGGTAGATCCGGAGGAGGCGAAGGACTCCGGCGTGCCGGTGCGCCCCGTTGGGAGGGGTGCCGAATTCCGAGTATATTTCCAAGGATCCGAGGATCTCCCCGCCGCATTGCCCTGACCGGAAAAGGTGCCCGCGAGGGCGCCGGCGACCCGAGGTGGCCCATGGCCCAAATCCTGATCATTGACGACCACGACTCCATGCGAGAGGGGCTCGAGCTCCTCCTCCGGCGCCGAGGTCATCGCACGTACTCCGCCGAGAGCGGGGTCGCGGGGATGGAGATTCTCGACGAAAACGGGGCGGACCTCGTCATCACCGACCTGAAAATGGCGGGGATGGACGGACTCTCGGTCCTGAAGGCGGTGCGGGAGAAACACCCGGACACCGAGGTCCTCGTCATTACCGCGTACGGAACGATCGAAAAGGCGGTCGAGGCCATGAAGCTCGGCGCCTCGGACTTCCTGACGAAGCCCTTCTCTTCGGAGGAGTTCGGCGTGAAAGTCGAGCGCCTCCTCCAGACGCGGGAGGAACGGGAACGGCTTCGGAAGGAGAACCGCTCGCTTCGCGTGGAGAACACCTACCTGAAGGAGGGGCTCAAGGAGGGAGGGGACGCGCGTTACGGCGCGATCGTCGGCGAGTCCGAGGCGATGCACCGCGTCTACCGATGGATCGATCGGGTCGCTCGAAGCGATTCCACAGTGATGATCTACGGGGAGTCGGGGACGGGGAAGGAGCTCGTGGCTCGGGCGATCCATGCGGGGTCGGGCCGGGCGGGCGGTCCCTTCATCCGCGTCAATTGCGGGGCGCTTGCCGAGAGCCTTCTCGACTCCGAGCTCTTCGGGCACGAGAGGGGAGCCTTTACGGGGGCCGAGCGCCGCCGCCGGGGGCGCTTCGAGCTCGCACACGGGGGAACACTTTTCCTCGACGAGGTGGCGACGGTCGCACCGCAGACCCAGATCCGCCTCCTCCGGGTCCTCCAGGAGCGCGAGCTCGAGCGGGTGGGGGGCGAAGAGACGATCCAGGTGGACGTGCGTGTGATCGCCGCGACGAACCAGTCGCCCCGGGGCCTCCTGGAAGGCTCGGGCTTCCGCGAGGACCTCTTTTACCGCCTGCACGTCGTCCCACTGACACTCCCGCCCCTTCGGGAGCGCCGCGAGGACATCCCGGTCCTCGCCCGCCACTTCGTGGCGAAGCTCCGGGAGCGGACCTGCTCTCCGGCCGCTTCGCTCACCGAGTCGGCGATCGAGCGACTCCTCGGCCGCCTCTGGCCCGGGAACGTCCGAGAGCTGGAAAACGTGATCGAGCGCGCCCTCGTCCTCGCGGACGGCGATGCGTTGGACGCGGATGACTTCCCCGCGGTCGAGGCCTTCACCTCTTCCCGTGACGAAGGGACAGGTCCCACCCTTTCTCCCGACGGAATGGACCTCAACCGGATCGTCGAGGGGATGGAGGAACGTCTCCTTCGACAGGCGTTGGAGAAGTCCGCGGGGGTGAAGGCGGAGGCCGCGCGCCTCCTCGGTCTCAAGCCGAGCGCGCTCTACTACAAGCTCGAGAAGTACGGAATCGAGGCGTGAGCCCCTCTCCGCTGGGTCGCGTCCTGGCGCCGGGGGTCTTTCTTCCGATCCTCGCCGCCGCCCTCCTCCTCGCTGCCATGGGGAGCGCGGAGCCCGCTTTCGCGCAGCCGACGCGCGCAGCTCTCGAAAGTCGGTTCGACCTCCTGAGCCAGCGATACAACGACGCCCTCTCCCGCTTCCAGCAAGATCGGTACAACACGGAGCAGGCATTTCTCCGCGTCGTAAGTGCGAGGGCATCGGGCGATCCGGACCAGATCGAGCAGGCTTTCTCGACTCACTTCACCCTAGCGGTCGAGGAAATGGCCGCGAGCGCGGAGGTCCGGCGGATCGCCGAGGAGCTACGTTTGGCGGCGGAGGACATGGTGGATGCGCTCGAGGCCCGCGAAGACGAAATCCTGAACGACCTCAACAGCCCCACTCCCTTTACGCCCGAGGGTCAGGCATTGCTCCGGCTCGAGCTGCAAAGGGTCCGGACCCGGGTTCGAGATGCGGACACCATTCTCGACAGAATCGGTGGTGGCATCGGGGAGAATCTCGACCTGCGACCGATCATTCGGCTCGAACAGGGGCCGCGCGACACCCCGGACGACCTGCGCTTCAAGGCCGCGGTGCTGGAGGAGCAGGCGGATAACTACGAGACGTACTTGGTGGACCTCGATGCGCTCATCGCGGAGCTCGAGCGGCGCGAACGCGTGGAACAGGCGCGGGCGGACGTCATCGCCGATCTGAACCGGTTCGACGCGAACGCCCCTGTCGTCATTCCGGGAGGGCGCACCGCCAGGCTCCCACAGGGCGTGTCCGCCGCAATTGCGGGTGCGAACGCCAGCGGGGCTCTGGCCCAGTATTCCCTCGCCGAACAGATCGAACTCTTCACAGGCATCCGAGAAGTCGCCGCGGAGTATCGCGACCTTCAGCGACTTCGGGCCCAGGACTTCCGGGTCGCGGCCGGAGGAACGCCCGGGTGAACCGCCTTCTCGGATTCCGGGGCTGGTCCCTTCTCGTGGCCCCTCTCGCCGTCGTGGCGCCGCTCCCTCTCGCCGCACAGTTCACCCTCCGCGACTTCGTCGTGAGTGCGGGGGCATCCGCCGAGGGGTACCAGGGAAATTTCCCGGCGATCAGCGTGCCGATCACCGATTCGACGGAGGTGGTCTCTGCCTTTACCGGCGAGCTCGCCCTTCGAACCGAAGCGGACGTGCAGACGGCGACGAACGGCGCCTTTTTCTTCACCTTCGACGGTGGCGTGCGCCAGTTCGCCACGACGGGCTTCGAGCAGGCCGATTATTCACCCAGGGAATGGGTGGGGACCCTCGACCTCGGGTACGCGCGGGGGATCGGGACCGGGGGCTCGATCGCCGTGCAGACACGCCTTCGTGGACGGGAGATCCAGGATCGGCCGCCCATGCCCCTCTATCTCCAGCCCGGATACAGAAGCGGAGAGGCCTCGATAACGGCGAGTTTCCCGGGTCCGGGGGAAGTGCTCTACGACTTCCGGGTCGCGGCCTCGAAGAGCGATTTCCTCGCCCCGGCTTTCGCACCGCAGATTCGCCTCCTCGATCGCGAGGCGTTGCTCGTCGAGGCGGGCGCGCTCATCACGAGCGGCCCCTCGACGCTCCGCCTCTTCGCGGGGGTCGAGGGAAGTCGCTACCCGCAGCAAAACACCTTTGCGCCGGAAGACCCGTTCCGCCGGGATCGGACCTATCAGGGCGGAGTCACCTGGACCCGGCAGACCTCCTCCCTCCTCCAGCTCGCGCTCGACGTGCGGGCGAACAGGTCGAATTCGCTTCGCCCGGAGTACGACGCCTTCACCTTCAGCGGCCTCTTCGCGACGTCGCTGCCGAGAGACCTCTCGCTCTCCGTGTACGGGGCCATCTCGACGAAGTCGTATCTGCACCCTTCGGAATTCGCGCGGCTCCTCCCGGGCGAAGAGGCCGATAACGCGACCCTCGCCTATGTCGCGGTCTCGCGTGCGTTATCCTCGAGGCTCGATGGGACGGTTCGAGTCGGATGGACCCGGGCCGAGACGGATGTGGGTGACGCTTATTTCGAGCGTTTCGGGGGCTCTTTCATCGTTCGGTTTCGCCCCGAGTTCTGATCGGCCAGGGGGCGGGGCACCCACCGCGTCCGCTTCGCAACGCAGTCAGGTGCGGTGCGGAAAAAGAAGCGCCCAGGCGAGGTAGCGCCCGTGGTGGGAGAGGGAAACGTCGAGGTCGGGGCGATCTTCCCCGGCAATCCGGATGCGCGGGGGCGTCCGCCCGGGCCGGTCGCGCGAGGTGAGAATTTCGACGGACTGGTCTGCGGGGTCCTCCGCTCCGGGCGCCCCGCGCGATGCGATCGCTGTCCTGAGCCGCTCCCGTACGAGCAATCGAACCCGCGCCGACGGAATGGAGTGGACGCCTTGCCACTCGACCTCGGAAAAGCGTCCGCGAAAGCTGTCGAGGGCCTCTTCCGCATCTCCCTCCGGCATCGTTTCGACGCCGACCTCGAAAAAGCCCGGAGGCGGACTTTCCTTTGCCGGACTCCAGCCGACCACATGCAGGAAGTTCCCGTCGGAGGTCCCCTCGACGCGCACCTCTCCGTTGCTCCCCGGACCCAGGACGGTCCCCTCGATGTGGACCCCGGCCGAGGATTTGCCGCCCGCTGGGGTGAACCCTCCCGGGGGGGCCTCGATGGTGAGGGAGCATTCCAGAGTTGCCGGCGCAAAAACCGAGGCGCCTTCGCTTTTCGCGCCGACCTTGAAGGCCGTTTCCTTCGCCGCCCAGAGCGCCCAGAGGCGCACCGGCCAGAGCGCATCGGTCCCCGAGTCCAGCCAGGCGTGCTCCTTCTCGGACAGGATGCGCGAGAGGAGGCGGTCTCCCGGGGAGCGCCCCTGACATGCGGGGTGCGCGAGGTCCACGACGTCGTTGCCCACGCGGGGGAGGGGGTAGGGACGGCTTTTTCGCATCCTGGGCACCGTCGGGGGAATGCGGACTCATTATCAACAAGCCGGCTCTCCGAGGGAGCCGCGGAAGGCGGCGGCCGTGGCCCGCCTCTGCGTTGAGGCACCCTCCACACCCTCCAGCGTTCCCCCCGCGCGCCGGGATCCCGACCGGCGGGAAACCCCGGCGTGCGCAGGGCCGCGTCCTTCTCTGATTCGGTCTGGCCGGCGCCCTCCTCGGCGCCCCTATAACGCTCGCCGGCCAGCTCCCCGGGGGCGGAGGACAAACCCGCGGCCGGATCGCCGGGCGTGTCGTGAACGCAACGACCGGCGAGCCCATCGTCACGGCCCAGGTCCGCGTCCGCGACACCGGCCGGGTTGATCTGACGCACCAGGACGGGACCTTCCACCTGGAAAACCTTCCCCGGGCGAACACACTCGACTTTTCCGCCCTGGCCCTTCAGGGTATCTCGATGCAATCGTTCGGTCCGGCTCCCGCCCAGCCCATCGTCCGAGGGATGGGTGGCGACCGGGTGCTCGTCCTGGAGGACGGTCAGCGCACAGGCGACCTCTCGACGAGCGGGGCGGACCATGCCGTCGGGATTGATCCGATCTCGTCTGAGCGGATCGCGGTCGTCCGCGGCCCGGCCGGCCTCCTCTATGGGAGCAACGCGCTCGGGGGGGGGCATCAATGTGATCCGCGAAGAGATCCCCCGCTCGAGGCCCGAAGGGGTCACCGGGGTCGTGGGTCTATCGGCTGCTTCGGTGAACAATCTCCTCGACACGACCTGGCGGGAGCACCTTTCGCGGGCCAAGGAAGTGGCGCCGGAGCCCGGACGAAACGCGCAAATCTTGTATCGGGTTGCCTCTTTAAAATGGGGGACGATTGGGGGGCGTTTGGGCCTCCTCGCCGGTCTCCACCTGTTGACCGCGGCGATTCTAGCGCGTATCTCGTCTGCGGTAGGGGGGCACCGTTCCCTTCCGGGGACGGCGGTCACCCCTCCCGGTCGCGGGAGGCGGCCCATGAGAACTCTCGCTCGCTCCGCCCTTCTCGTCCCCCTTTCCCTTCTCGCTCTCGCGGGCTGCGAGGGAAGTGCCACGGATCCCGTGGCCGAGGCCGCGGCTTCCGCGATTTCCGGAGACAGGGCGCTTGGCGCCGCGGCTTTCCAGAACGACTGCGCCTCCTGCCACTCGGCAAGAGACGGATTCGATCTTGCCCTCTTTTCGTTCACGGACACGACGATCGTGCGGCGGGCGCTGGCCCATGTGGACCTTCCTACGGCGCGCGACATCGTGGCCCACGTCCGCTCGATTCACGTCACACCCGCGGCGGAGGATTCCCGCCCCTTCCAGCCCGGCGGACAGGTTCTCGCTAACGACCGTGACTTCGCCATCGGTGTCTTCGGAGCGGACGGGTGGCCGGCCCATCTCACGACGGCGGACCTGCGTCGCGTGGACCCGAGGCGCACGGCGGTCGCCGTGGAATTCCCGATCTGGTCGCTCGAGGGAGATAACCGCGACTGGATGCCCGTCGTCGGTCTACCCCCCGGAATCTTGGAGTATCGGGACGGTCGGGCGGCACGTGCCCTCGCGGCGTATTACCGCGTTCCCACCACCCAGGCCCTCATCGCCGCGGTCGGGGCGATCGGCGCCGCCGACCGGGACCCCGCGAATCCCGATGCTCCGTGCGTGATGGAGCCGATCGACCGGCTTCGCCCCGAGGACTGCTTCGAGGCCCGCCGCTGGGCCGCCTCGCTCGGCGCCCAACATATGCTTCGGCTCGGGAGCGACATGCCCGTGCATCGCTTCGTCCACGGCCTCTGGTGGGATATCGGGAATGTCTCCCGCCGCACGGTGACGACCGAGGCGGTCCGCGGCCGCATATCGAACGGGGTGGACAACTGGGTGTCCTGGATGTGGGTCGGATGGACCTTCGATCCTGCCGCGCACGCGAGCGTTTACCTCGCGAACGGTCTCAGCCGCAAAGGACTCTGGCGTCACGCCACTTTTCACATCCTGCGCGCCCAGGTGGCACGGGCTCCCGGTTCCGTGGCCGTTTATCACGATCTGCGAAATGTCCCGCGATTCGCGCCGGACGGGTGGCTCAAGAACGCGATGGTTTTTGGCTTCCGGCACCTTCTGGAGAGGCTGGACGCCGGGGAAGTCCAGGTGGGCGAGCGTCGCGACGAGGCGCTCGTCGAGGTGGAGCTCGCCCTTCGCGATGCCTCCCGCCGGCTTTCCGGGCCGGACGCCCAGGTCCTGCGAGACCTTCGCGACCAGGTGGTGGCGCGGCTCGACTGAAGCGGGGCGAGCTCTCCATCACCCACCCAGCGAAGCCCGAGCGCCCTCCGGTACCCGCATGGGGCGCCCGTTCTCGCCGATCCAGACGAGGACGACGCGCGCGGTGAGTGCGGGCTCGGCCCCCTCGCCCTCGGCCTCCCTCCGGATTTCATGGCGGATCACCATGGAAACCTTTCGAAACTCATCCACCCAGGTCCGGATTCGCAGAACGTCGCCCTGGAAACATTGTTTCTTGTAGTCCACTTCGACGCGGACGACGTAAATTCCCCACCCGCGCCCCAGCACTTCCGTGTGCGGAAATCCTCCGGCCTCCATGGCATCGTACCGCGCCTGCTCGAGGTAACTCAGGTACACGGCGTGGTTCACGTGACCAAGGGCGTCGAGTTCGTAGCTGCGCACGCGGAGGGTGTCGTCGAACGTCCGCATCAGTTCGTCTCCGAGGAGAAGTTGAGGAGATTTGAGTGTAGCAGTCTGAAGGGACGGCCGGAACTTTTTTTGGGTGGATTCTGTCCGTCTGGACAGAGACCGCCGTGCGCCTATAGTTGGTTCGTCCCATGCGACCGGGGGCGCCAACCGCAGGGCGCGCTAGTCCCCGGTTACTTCAATCGCGCTCTTAACTCGAATCGAGCTTCAGTGAGCGACAGTCCGGAAAGTAGTGGGACCGTTTTGATCGTGGAGGACGACGACGCGGTGCGCGCCGTCATCCGGCGGGCCCTGACGCGCTTCGGCTACACGATCCTGGCTGCGTCCGGTGGCGAAGAAGCGCTCCGTATCGCAAGCGAGCACGCGGGAAAGATAGACCTCCTCCTCACCGACGTGATGATGCCGGGGATGAACGGGGTGGACGTCGCGGCCCGAGTCTCTGAGCTTTCGCCCGGGATCCGCGTGTTCTACATGTCCGGGTATGCGGACCGGGAGTTGATGGGGAAGGGGCTCCTCGATGCGGACACCCATTTCCTCCAAAAGCCCTTCACGCCCCAGGAACTTGGGGGACGGGTGAAGGAAATCCTGGCCCGCTGACGCGCCGCCCGCCCTCCGAAGCGACGCGGTCCCTCACTTTCCCAGGACTTCGTTGAGGATCCCCGACAGCTCCTCCGGGGAAAACGGCTTTCGAAGGAAGGCCGCCGCATCGTAGCGCGCTTCCCGCGACAGCTCCTCTTCCGAAAAGCCCGAGATGAGGATGACGGGGTGCGGGTGGCCCCGTTCCTTGAGCACCCGTACGAGCTCGGAGCCGCTCATCTCCGGCATGACGACGTCACTGATGATGAGGTCAACCGCGGAGGGATCGGCCTCCACGAGCTCCAGGGCCTCCCGACCGTTTCCCGCGCGCAAGACGACGTGCCCGGCCCGCTCGAGGACGAGCGTCACGATGCCGCCGACGCCGGGATCATCTTCGACGACCAGAATGCGGGCGCGCTCCGCCGCACCGCTCCGGAGTCTCGAACCGCGGCCTTCGCTCTCGTCCGCCGCTCCGGCAACCGACGGAAAGATGAGGCGGAAGGTCGAGCCTTTCCCGACTTCGCTCTCGACAGCCACGAATCCCCGGCTCTGTTTCATCATTCCGTAAACCATCGAAAGACCCAGCCCCGTCCCCTGTCCCTCCGGCTTCGTCGTAAAAAAGGGTTCGAAGATCCGATCCAGAATCTCGGGAGGGATCCCCGTGCCCGTGTCTTCGACACTCAGGACGGCGTAACGCCCGGGCGCCATTTCCCATGGCATGGCCGCCGCGTCTTGCCGCGTGAACTCCCGCGTCTCCACGCGAAAAGTGAGGGATCCCTTCCCGGGGATCGCGTCGCGCGCGTTGATCGAAAGGTTGAGGAGGACCTGCTGGAGCTGAATCGGATCCACGCGCACGAAGGTCCCAGCCTCCGGGGTCACGAAACGGAGCGCGACTCGGGTCGGGATGAGGGGTCGGAGGAGTCCCTCCATGTCGGTGGCCGTTGCCGAGAGGTCCACGATCCGCTCCTGCAGGACCTGGCTGCGGCTGAAGGCGAGGAGCCGGCTGGTCAGGCTTGCCGCGCGCTGGGAGGCCGAGATGATCTGACCGATGTCCTCCCGGAGCGGGGAATCCACCGGGAGGTCGTCCAAGAGGAGACGGGCGCGGCCCAAAATCACGGTCAGCACGTTGTTGAAGTCGTGCGCGATTCCGCCCGCGAGTCGCCCCACCGCCTCCATCTTCTGCGCCCCACGGATCCGCCGGTCGAGCTCCCTCCGCTCCGTGGTGTCGGAAGAGATCCCGATCACCCCCCTGAACCGTCCCTCCTCGTCGAAGATCGGGGAGTCGGTGATTGAGGCGTGGAAGAGCGAGCCATCCTTCCGTCGGACCTCGAATTCGCCGCTCCAGGACTCGCGGCTCTTGAGAATCTCGAGGATTCGCGCGGCGTCCGGGGCGTTTTCCCCGAAGGGCTTGATCTCGCGGATGGAGCGACCGATCACCTCCTCGTTGGCCCATCCATAAAGCTCTTCGGCGGCGGCATTCCAATAGAGGATCCGCCCCCCTTCGTCCGTGGCGATCACCGCCTGGCCGACCGCCTCGAGGAGACTCGCCTGGAATCGGATCCGTTCCTGGGCCCCCCGACGCTCTGTGATGTCACGCGCGCCGCCCACCATTCGGACCGGATTACCTTCCTCGTCCCGCACGACAAATCCACGGTCCAGGAATCGCGCATAGGTTCCGTTCCCGAGCTGGAACCCATACTCGGCCTCCCAGTCGCTACCCCCGCCGTCTATCACTTCCTGGATCCCGCGCAACACCCGGTCGCGGTCCTCGGGGTGGATCCTCTCGGACCACGATTCGAGATCGGGGCGCAGATTGGCGATCTCGAGGTCGGGGGTCGCGTGGATACCGACTCCCCACCAATAAACGCCGGCTTGAAGGTCCCAATCCCAGAGGGCATCGGCGGTCACGCGGGCGATGTTCCGGAATCGCTCCTCGCTCTCTCGAATCTTGGCTTCGACCAGGTGTCGTTCGGTGATGTCACGGAAAAAGACGGCGATCCCCCCGGTCGTCCGGGAAAGTCGGACGCTTAGCCAACCCTCGCCCGAAGGGTGGAGGGCCTCGAACGCGGCGGTTTCCCCCTGGTCCATCGTCCTCCGGCAGGCGTCCTCGGCGGGCGTTCCGACGAGGTCGGGAAAGACCTCCCAAACGACCTTTCCCTCGAGGTCGTGTTTCGAGAGGCCCAGAATCCGCTCCGCCTCGGCGTTCAGGTAATCGAAGCGCCAGGACTTGTCGAGCATGAAGACGCCGTCCCCGATTCCGTCCATCGTCCGGCGGAACCAGGCCCGGAGCGAAGGGAGATCCGGCTCGCCGGCGAACCCGCCGCTCGCATCCTGCGCGACGGACAGGCGCGCACGGGACCCGCCAAAGGTGATCTCCCGAGTCGCGATCTCGCGGGAGTGCATCCGATCCCGCTCGGCGGCTTCGATCTCAGGAAGGGTAGTCGTGAGGAGGTCGCCCCAGGGGCGTCCCAGGAACTCCTCCGCGGCCCGATTCACGGCGAGGATGCGCCCCGACACGGGGTCATGCACCCACATCGCCTGAGGGTGGGCCTCGAAGATCTCCCGGAACCCGGGTTCCCCGGGCTCGCGAGAGGAGGATTCGGACGGTCGGGGCATGACGAGCGGTTTCAGGCAGTGGTCCGAACGGTGGCGGCTCGGGAAGGGTGCAAGATGGCCCGCGTAGCGGGGCGGGGCAACGCGGTGGAGCCGAACCGGTCGCCCGACAAATGAACTCCGCCGGAGGTCGAGCGTCCTTGTTCGTGCAAGGCGGCCTCGAAGGGCGCAGGGAAACCACCATTCGCAAATTCATGAGAGGGAGGGCGCGTGAGAACCTCGATTCTGTT harbors:
- a CDS encoding HAMP domain-containing sensor histidine kinase, with translation MSLRRRFVLALAGFSLLLAVAGGWFAWSVTSRALERELDEKLVWVAGAAAEVGLDGDQILQLRPGDERGLLYTGNRNRLLGLLRYVDEAHLFRRENTLLVTSYAPEEFPIGTELRFLAAYRAELDQAWSAGEAVTPVFQGEDGRFYKYGFKRLGETDAMLVVLMQADFLAPLVDFRNTLVAGSLAAVLLAVLLAALLAGNIVRPLERLSRAALRIQRGRWDQAIADEGGDELGRLARAMERMRTGIVQRDEQLRLMLAQVAHEIRNPLGGLELFASAALETEDREERLRLLGRVRKEVEALNEIINSFLTFARPLHPQVELHDLRHPLQEAADLIEMQIAWDGGTLSTVLPDEPLLGRADPDHVKRAVLNLLQNAAQAGKHVRLEAWWQNGEAVVSVSDDGPGVREELRQNIFEPFVTDREQGAGLGLAIVKRVLESNGARVVLVDPEEAKDSGVPVRPVGRGAEFRVYFQGSEDLPAALP
- a CDS encoding sigma-54 dependent transcriptional regulator — encoded protein: MAQILIIDDHDSMREGLELLLRRRGHRTYSAESGVAGMEILDENGADLVITDLKMAGMDGLSVLKAVREKHPDTEVLVITAYGTIEKAVEAMKLGASDFLTKPFSSEEFGVKVERLLQTREERERLRKENRSLRVENTYLKEGLKEGGDARYGAIVGESEAMHRVYRWIDRVARSDSTVMIYGESGTGKELVARAIHAGSGRAGGPFIRVNCGALAESLLDSELFGHERGAFTGAERRRRGRFELAHGGTLFLDEVATVAPQTQIRLLRVLQERELERVGGEETIQVDVRVIAATNQSPRGLLEGSGFREDLFYRLHVVPLTLPPLRERREDIPVLARHFVAKLRERTCSPAASLTESAIERLLGRLWPGNVRELENVIERALVLADGDALDADDFPAVEAFTSSRDEGTGPTLSPDGMDLNRIVEGMEERLLRQALEKSAGVKAEAARLLGLKPSALYYKLEKYGIEA
- a CDS encoding 4'-phosphopantetheinyl transferase superfamily protein yields the protein MRKSRPYPLPRVGNDVVDLAHPACQGRSPGDRLLSRILSEKEHAWLDSGTDALWPVRLWALWAAKETAFKVGAKSEGASVFAPATLECSLTIEAPPGGFTPAGGKSSAGVHIEGTVLGPGSNGEVRVEGTSDGNFLHVVGWSPAKESPPPGFFEVGVETMPEGDAEEALDSFRGRFSEVEWQGVHSIPSARVRLLVRERLRTAIASRGAPGAEDPADQSVEILTSRDRPGRTPPRIRIAGEDRPDLDVSLSHHGRYLAWALLFPHRT
- a CDS encoding thioesterase family protein, which encodes MRTFDDTLRVRSYELDALGHVNHAVYLSYLEQARYDAMEAGGFPHTEVLGRGWGIYVVRVEVDYKKQCFQGDVLRIRTWVDEFRKVSMVIRHEIRREAEGEGAEPALTARVVLVWIGENGRPMRVPEGARASLGG
- a CDS encoding response regulator: MSDSPESSGTVLIVEDDDAVRAVIRRALTRFGYTILAASGGEEALRIASEHAGKIDLLLTDVMMPGMNGVDVAARVSELSPGIRVFYMSGYADRELMGKGLLDADTHFLQKPFTPQELGGRVKEILAR
- a CDS encoding PAS domain S-box protein → MPRPSESSSREPGEPGFREIFEAHPQAMWVHDPVSGRILAVNRAAEEFLGRPWGDLLTTTLPEIEAAERDRMHSREIATREITFGGSRARLSVAQDASGGFAGEPDLPSLRAWFRRTMDGIGDGVFMLDKSWRFDYLNAEAERILGLSKHDLEGKVVWEVFPDLVGTPAEDACRRTMDQGETAAFEALHPSGEGWLSVRLSRTTGGIAVFFRDITERHLVEAKIRESEERFRNIARVTADALWDWDLQAGVYWWGVGIHATPDLEIANLRPDLESWSERIHPEDRDRVLRGIQEVIDGGGSDWEAEYGFQLGNGTYARFLDRGFVVRDEEGNPVRMVGGARDITERRGAQERIRFQASLLEAVGQAVIATDEGGRILYWNAAAEELYGWANEEVIGRSIREIKPFGENAPDAARILEILKSRESWSGEFEVRRKDGSLFHASITDSPIFDEEGRFRGVIGISSDTTERRELDRRIRGAQKMEAVGRLAGGIAHDFNNVLTVILGRARLLLDDLPVDSPLREDIGQIISASQRAASLTSRLLAFSRSQVLQERIVDLSATATDMEGLLRPLIPTRVALRFVTPEAGTFVRVDPIQLQQVLLNLSINARDAIPGKGSLTFRVETREFTRQDAAAMPWEMAPGRYAVLSVEDTGTGIPPEILDRIFEPFFTTKPEGQGTGLGLSMVYGMMKQSRGFVAVESEVGKGSTFRLIFPSVAGAADESEGRGSRLRSGAAERARILVVEDDPGVGGIVTLVLERAGHVVLRAGNGREALELVEADPSAVDLIISDVVMPEMSGSELVRVLKERGHPHPVILISGFSEEELSREARYDAAAFLRKPFSPEELSGILNEVLGK